One Microplitis mediator isolate UGA2020A chromosome 3, iyMicMedi2.1, whole genome shotgun sequence DNA segment encodes these proteins:
- the LOC130664577 gene encoding DNA topoisomerase 2-binding protein 1-A isoform X3, with protein sequence MTSQYSQLDSLNIYFVIFSKHKSEQNCSDDMWDAFNKCQDNDLLPRWITEDECKIMKPTKTDIFVLENFSGDILKHLQQFSRIVGPPCLLRCFLTCEPIPEGTSPIYTTSMQGLGITASGFPADIKKDIQMYVEYMGGVYYKDLRGCVTHLVAQSATSTKFEIACSTNIPVYTYDWIKKVWQENLKTFISATDSRFDRYKCPVFLNIVVTASNIGKRDKETIKQLIMSNGGEFMGPLDGTKVTAVITNEYSTNSDKIKYAMTHNLPCIKRDWVVKSVEAGYALPFNDYLITPKGTLKCSTPESGSTQAAQASFDCSGMSVIPHSTRNFIDDTIQSMMSTMSETAEPNVPSYVGILESLDIKEAKKAGPFLDGCNIYLAGFATHHRDKVIKILNAGSATRFDDLSDALSHVIVGDKSKAAQELKLIKSKGLNLHIVTVSWLQESIKFKKPASEDAHRVDKQITTTKTTEPASPLSKKSIQMLQKPRRPPVPQFSFDKPENDEPDIVQQYLNKTNDKITSEVPSFSNERSNSDPKVSNLSRSKISSEKKSNSESNTSITRTSQRYINQTGESNQPTQSTVPDQIFDDLKFLLIGLDDEEYLQMSSTIEAVGGKIVTNSFKGIPDYAVVPVTGAALKHTVGEIVTPLFIEECIEMEKVVDIMYYHRALSIPDSAKPLSECVVATSSYSSSERYYLQQLAIALGANYQDTFARKTNIEKDQYAATHLICLEPSGNKYNAAVKWKLPAVTADWLRACGERLTLVDETPYLVGETMAPERSNNQKSTSQSSANQINESMGPPSTPAVRQVLTPKRRLTQTPGVETPLINKRLNLSGHQNTPQSPFHVNTPETPYGQIFRTNPSPNLRKACAKWIDSLPDKVEAPQPRQRAPSTPLSELKKQMWSAMKKPGGDKNQQPLDQSTPDQASVDSPHQATDLSHQRINSSHQSINEDHTHMSYEEENNAEPDEPVPRQLFANELENENNPINEQLEHMNKLLNSARTSSAESRFSLNGDNKIYDDPKERNNYLVPDTQPESVGWEDPNPPRMSSKLLGNSLQTPESSLEPSRLEISIRETPKRKFMLSGLKDRPSYEEAIRQLGGEISTDANFDPTATHLLCIRPSRNEKMLGSIASGKWVLHCSYIRACENAGEFVDEEDYEWGNSRCDKMKELTTAQEIELAKAAYRWRIKLSNKNSGAFENMVAILIVPKEKYPQFERLINAGGGIVVQAKHPYDSPKGKKITHCFIQINKVTQTIDWAMLASKGILCFLPPYLNSFLTSTDALNPREHVIAEFKKYLTLFPK encoded by the exons atgacaagTCAATACAGTCAATTGgattctttaaatatttatttcgtgATATTTTCTAAACATAAAAGTGAACAAAATTGTTCTGATGACATGTGGGATGCATTTAac AAATGTCAAGACAATGACCTGTTACCACGATGGATAACCGAAGATGAATGTAAAATCATGAAACCCACTAAGACTGATATATTTGTACTAGAGAACTTTTCTGgagatattttaaaacatttacaaCAATTCAG tAGAATCGTTGGACCACCATGTTTACTTCGTTGTTTTTTGACTTGTGAACCAATACCCGAAGGTACAAGTCCTATTTATACAACTTCAATGCAAGGTTTAGGAATAACTGCATCAGGTTTCCCAgcagatataaaaaaagacaTTCAAATGTACGTCGAGTACATGGGAGGTGTTTATTACAAAGATTTACGTGGCTGTGTGACACATTTGGTAGCACAGTCAGCAACATCAACAAAATTTGAGATTGCCTGTTCAACAAATATTCCTGTATATACTTACGattggattaaaaaagtgTGGCAGGAAAACTTGAAGACATTTATATCAGCTACTGATTCACGTTTTGATAGATACAAGTGTCCGGTATTTTTAAACATCGTTGTCACAGCATCAAACATTGGTAAACGTGATAaagaaacaataaaacaattgaTAATGTCTAATGGTGGTGAGTTCATGGGTCCGTTGGATGGCACCAAAGTAACAGCAGTGATAACAAATGAGTATTCGACAAATAGCGATAAAATAAAGTACGCAATGACTCATAATTTGCCGTGCATTAAACGGGATTGGGTGGTTAAGAGTGTGGAAGCTGGATACGCATTACCATTTaacgattatttaattacaccTAAAGGGACATTAAAATGCTCAACACCAGAATCAGGATCAACGCAGGCTGCTCAAGCATCATTTGATTGTTCGGGCATGAGTGTTATTCCTCATTCAACtcgtaattttattgatgacACTATACAGTCAATGATGAGCACAATGTCAGAGACTGCGGAGCCTAATGTGCCTAGTTATGTAGGAATTTTAGAGAGTTTAGACATAAAAGAAGCTAAGAAAGCTGGTCCGTTTCTTGACGGTTGTAATATTTATCTCGCCGGCTTCGCTACTCATCACCGTGACAAAGTAATTAAGATTTTGAATGCAGGAAGTGCTACGAGATTTGACGATTTATCGGACGCTTTGTCTCACGTTATTGTTGGTGATAAAAGTAAAGCTGcacaagaattaaaattaataaaatcaaaaggtttaaatttacatatagTTACTGTTAGTTGGCTACAagaaagtataaaatttaaaaaaccagcTTCTGAAGATGCTCATCGTGTTGACAAACAAATCACGACAACTAAAACTACAGAACCAGCCTCAccattgagtaaaaaaagtattcagaTGCTTCAAAAACCACGCAGGCCACCAGTACCGCAGTTTAGTTTTGATAAACCGGAAAACGATGAACCGGATATTGTACagcaatatttaaataaaactaatgataaaattacatcAGAGGTGCCGTCATTCAGCAATGAAAGGTCCAATAGTGATCCTAAAGTATCAAATCTCAGTAGAAGTAAAATatcgagtgaaaaaaaaagtaattctgAGTCAAATACTTCAATAACACGGACTTCACAACGTTATATCAATCAGACAGGTGAAAGTAATCAGCCGACTCAGTCAACGGTGCCTGACCAAATATTcgacgatttaaaatttttgttgattggATTAGATGACGAAGAGTATTTGCAAATGAGCAGTACTATTGAAGCTGTAGGTGGAAAAATAGTTACTAATTCATTTAAAGGTATTCCTGATTATGCAGTTGTTCCAGTTACCGGAGCAGCGTTAAAACACACTGTGGGTGAAATAGTGACACCTTTATTCATCGAAGAGTGTATTGAAATGGAAAAAGTTGTTGATATTATGTATTATCACCGAGCGTTATCCATTCCCGATAGTGCAAAACCACTGTCAGAATGTGTAGTCGCTACCAGTTCATACAGCAGCTCTGAAAGATATTATTTACAACAATTAGCAATAGCTTTGGGTGCTAATTATCAAGACACATTTGCCCGTAaaacaaatattgaaaaagatCAATACGCGGCAACGCATTTAATTTGTTTAGAACCGTCaggtaataaatataatgctGCTGTTAAATGGAAACTACCAGCAGTTACAGCTGATTGGTTGCGTGCCTGTGGTGAAAGACTTACGCTTGTTGATGAAACACCATATTTGGTTGGTGAAACAATGGCACCAGAGAGATCTAATAACCAGAAATCTACAAGCCAATCATCAGCTAATCAGATTAATGAATCAATGGGACCACCCTCAACACCAGCTGTTCGACAAGTCCTTACACCAAAACGTCGTTTAACTCAGACACCGGGTGTTGAAACTCCGTTGATAAACAAGCGATTGAATTTAAGCGGTCATCAAAACACACCACAGTCACCTTTTCATGTCAATACACCGGAAACGCCGTACGGTCAAATATTTAGAACAAACCCATCACCGAATTTAAGAAAAGCTTGTGCCAAGTGGATTGACAGTCTGCCTGATAAAGTTGAAGCTCCTCAACCACGACAACGAGCACCCAGTACTCCATTGTCGgaactaaaaaaacaaatgtgGTCAGCGATGAAAAAACCAGGTGGTGATAAAAATCAACAGCCACTAGATCAAAGTACACCTGATCAAGCTTCAGTAGATTCACCGCATCAAGCAACTGATTTATCGCATCAAAGAATAAATTCTTCGCATCAAAGTATTAATGAAGATCATACTCACATGAGTTatgaagaagaaaataatgCAGAACCAGATGAACCAGTACCAAGACAATTATTTGCTAATGAattagaaaatgaaaataatccaATTAACGAGCAGCTCGAACACAtgaataaattacttaattctGCCCGTACAAGCTCTGCGGAATCGAGATTCTCACTTAATGGtgataacaaaatttatgatGATCCTAAAGAgcgcaataattatttagtaccAGATACTCAACCAGAAAGCGTTGGCTGGGAGGATCCAAATCCGCCACGTATGTCATCAAAATTATTGGGAAATAGTTTACAAACACCTGAAAGCTCCTTGGAGCCATCAAGATTAGAAATTAGTATTCGAGAAACACCAAAGCGTAAATTTATGCTGTCGGGATTGAAGGACAGGCCGAGTTATGAAGAAGCTATAAGACAATTGGGTGGTGAAATATCAACAGATGCAAATTTTGATCCAACTGCGACCCATCTTTTGTGTATCAGACCGtcgagaaatgaaaaaatgctTGGCAGTATTGCTTCTGGTAAATGGGTACTACACTGTTCATACATACGCGCTTGTGAAAACGCTGGTGAATTTGTTGATGAAGAGGATTACGAGTGGGGTAATTCGCGATGtgataaaatgaaagaatTAACGACAGCTCAAGAGATTGAATTAGCGAAAGCCGCTTACCGGTGGCGTATTAAattgagtaataaaaatagcGGTGCATTTGAAAATATGGTAGCAATATTAATTGTCCCAAAAGAAAAATATCCGCAGTTCGAGAGACTTATTAATGCAGGTGGCGGTATTGTTGTTCAAGCTAAACATCCCTACGACAGTCCtaaaggtaaaaaaataactcattgTTTTATACAGATTAACAAAGTTACACAGACTATAGATTGGGCGATGTTAGCTAGCAAAGGAATATTGTGTTTTTTACCTccttatttaaattcattcctAACTTCCACGGATGCTTTGAATCCACGCGAGCACGTTATCgcggaattcaaaaaatatcttacTTTGTTTCCCAAATAA
- the LOC130664577 gene encoding DNA topoisomerase 2-binding protein 1-A isoform X1 gives MTSQYSQLDSLNIYFVIFSKHKSEQNCSDDMWDAFNKCQDNDLLPRWITEDECKIMKPTKTDIFVLENFSGDILKHLQQFRCFRIVGPPCLLRCFLTCEPIPEGTSPIYTTSMQGLGITASGFPADIKKDIQMYVEYMGGVYYKDLRGCVTHLVAQSATSTKFEIACSTNIPVYTYDWIKKVWQENLKTFISATDSRFDRYKCPVFLNIVVTASNIGKRDKETIKQLIMSNGGEFMGPLDGTKVTAVITNEYSTNSDKIKYAMTHNLPCIKRDWVVKSVEAGYALPFNDYLITPKGTLKCSTPESGSTQAAQASFDCSGMSVIPHSTRNFIDDTIQSMMSTMSETAEPNVPSYVGILESLDIKEAKKAGPFLDGCNIYLAGFATHHRDKVIKILNAGSATRFDDLSDALSHVIVGDKSKAAQELKLIKSKGLNLHIVTVSWLQESIKFKKPASEDAHRVDKQITTTKTTEPASPLSKKSIQMLQKPRRPPVPQFSFDKPENDEPDIVQQYLNKTNDKITSEVPSFSNERSNSDPKVSNLSRSKISSEKKSNSESNTSITRTSQRYINQTGESNQPTQSTVPDQIFDDLKFLLIGLDDEEYLQMSSTIEAVGGKIVTNSFKGIPDYAVVPVTGAALKHTVGEIVTPLFIEECIEMEKVVDIMYYHRALSIPDSAKPLSECVVATSSYSSSERYYLQQLAIALGANYQDTFARKTNIEKDQYAATHLICLEPSGNKYNAAVKWKLPAVTADWLRACGERLTLVDETPYLVGETMAPERSNNQKSTSQSSANQINESMGPPSTPAVRQVLTPKRRLTQTPGVETPLINKRLNLSGHQNTPQSPFHVNTPETPYGQIFRTNPSPNLRKACAKWIDSLPDKVEAPQPRQRAPSTPLSELKKQMWSAMKKPGGDKNQQPLDQSTPDQASVDSPHQATDLSHQRINSSHQSINEDHTHMSYEEENNAEPDEPVPRQLFANELENENNPINEQLEHMNKLLNSARTSSAESRFSLNGDNKIYDDPKERNNYLVPDTQPESVGWEDPNPPRMSSKLLGNSLQTPESSLEPSRLEISIRETPKRKFMLSGLKDRPSYEEAIRQLGGEISTDANFDPTATHLLCIRPSRNEKMLGSIASGKWVLHCSYIRACENAGEFVDEEDYEWGNSRCDKMKELTTAQEIELAKAAYRWRIKLSNKNSGAFENMVAILIVPKEKYPQFERLINAGGGIVVQAKHPYDSPKGKKITHCFIQINKVTQTIDWAMLASKGILCFLPPYLNSFLTSTDALNPREHVIAEFKKYLTLFPK, from the exons atgacaagTCAATACAGTCAATTGgattctttaaatatttatttcgtgATATTTTCTAAACATAAAAGTGAACAAAATTGTTCTGATGACATGTGGGATGCATTTAac AAATGTCAAGACAATGACCTGTTACCACGATGGATAACCGAAGATGAATGTAAAATCATGAAACCCACTAAGACTGATATATTTGTACTAGAGAACTTTTCTGgagatattttaaaacatttacaaCAATTCAGGTGCTT tAGAATCGTTGGACCACCATGTTTACTTCGTTGTTTTTTGACTTGTGAACCAATACCCGAAGGTACAAGTCCTATTTATACAACTTCAATGCAAGGTTTAGGAATAACTGCATCAGGTTTCCCAgcagatataaaaaaagacaTTCAAATGTACGTCGAGTACATGGGAGGTGTTTATTACAAAGATTTACGTGGCTGTGTGACACATTTGGTAGCACAGTCAGCAACATCAACAAAATTTGAGATTGCCTGTTCAACAAATATTCCTGTATATACTTACGattggattaaaaaagtgTGGCAGGAAAACTTGAAGACATTTATATCAGCTACTGATTCACGTTTTGATAGATACAAGTGTCCGGTATTTTTAAACATCGTTGTCACAGCATCAAACATTGGTAAACGTGATAaagaaacaataaaacaattgaTAATGTCTAATGGTGGTGAGTTCATGGGTCCGTTGGATGGCACCAAAGTAACAGCAGTGATAACAAATGAGTATTCGACAAATAGCGATAAAATAAAGTACGCAATGACTCATAATTTGCCGTGCATTAAACGGGATTGGGTGGTTAAGAGTGTGGAAGCTGGATACGCATTACCATTTaacgattatttaattacaccTAAAGGGACATTAAAATGCTCAACACCAGAATCAGGATCAACGCAGGCTGCTCAAGCATCATTTGATTGTTCGGGCATGAGTGTTATTCCTCATTCAACtcgtaattttattgatgacACTATACAGTCAATGATGAGCACAATGTCAGAGACTGCGGAGCCTAATGTGCCTAGTTATGTAGGAATTTTAGAGAGTTTAGACATAAAAGAAGCTAAGAAAGCTGGTCCGTTTCTTGACGGTTGTAATATTTATCTCGCCGGCTTCGCTACTCATCACCGTGACAAAGTAATTAAGATTTTGAATGCAGGAAGTGCTACGAGATTTGACGATTTATCGGACGCTTTGTCTCACGTTATTGTTGGTGATAAAAGTAAAGCTGcacaagaattaaaattaataaaatcaaaaggtttaaatttacatatagTTACTGTTAGTTGGCTACAagaaagtataaaatttaaaaaaccagcTTCTGAAGATGCTCATCGTGTTGACAAACAAATCACGACAACTAAAACTACAGAACCAGCCTCAccattgagtaaaaaaagtattcagaTGCTTCAAAAACCACGCAGGCCACCAGTACCGCAGTTTAGTTTTGATAAACCGGAAAACGATGAACCGGATATTGTACagcaatatttaaataaaactaatgataaaattacatcAGAGGTGCCGTCATTCAGCAATGAAAGGTCCAATAGTGATCCTAAAGTATCAAATCTCAGTAGAAGTAAAATatcgagtgaaaaaaaaagtaattctgAGTCAAATACTTCAATAACACGGACTTCACAACGTTATATCAATCAGACAGGTGAAAGTAATCAGCCGACTCAGTCAACGGTGCCTGACCAAATATTcgacgatttaaaatttttgttgattggATTAGATGACGAAGAGTATTTGCAAATGAGCAGTACTATTGAAGCTGTAGGTGGAAAAATAGTTACTAATTCATTTAAAGGTATTCCTGATTATGCAGTTGTTCCAGTTACCGGAGCAGCGTTAAAACACACTGTGGGTGAAATAGTGACACCTTTATTCATCGAAGAGTGTATTGAAATGGAAAAAGTTGTTGATATTATGTATTATCACCGAGCGTTATCCATTCCCGATAGTGCAAAACCACTGTCAGAATGTGTAGTCGCTACCAGTTCATACAGCAGCTCTGAAAGATATTATTTACAACAATTAGCAATAGCTTTGGGTGCTAATTATCAAGACACATTTGCCCGTAaaacaaatattgaaaaagatCAATACGCGGCAACGCATTTAATTTGTTTAGAACCGTCaggtaataaatataatgctGCTGTTAAATGGAAACTACCAGCAGTTACAGCTGATTGGTTGCGTGCCTGTGGTGAAAGACTTACGCTTGTTGATGAAACACCATATTTGGTTGGTGAAACAATGGCACCAGAGAGATCTAATAACCAGAAATCTACAAGCCAATCATCAGCTAATCAGATTAATGAATCAATGGGACCACCCTCAACACCAGCTGTTCGACAAGTCCTTACACCAAAACGTCGTTTAACTCAGACACCGGGTGTTGAAACTCCGTTGATAAACAAGCGATTGAATTTAAGCGGTCATCAAAACACACCACAGTCACCTTTTCATGTCAATACACCGGAAACGCCGTACGGTCAAATATTTAGAACAAACCCATCACCGAATTTAAGAAAAGCTTGTGCCAAGTGGATTGACAGTCTGCCTGATAAAGTTGAAGCTCCTCAACCACGACAACGAGCACCCAGTACTCCATTGTCGgaactaaaaaaacaaatgtgGTCAGCGATGAAAAAACCAGGTGGTGATAAAAATCAACAGCCACTAGATCAAAGTACACCTGATCAAGCTTCAGTAGATTCACCGCATCAAGCAACTGATTTATCGCATCAAAGAATAAATTCTTCGCATCAAAGTATTAATGAAGATCATACTCACATGAGTTatgaagaagaaaataatgCAGAACCAGATGAACCAGTACCAAGACAATTATTTGCTAATGAattagaaaatgaaaataatccaATTAACGAGCAGCTCGAACACAtgaataaattacttaattctGCCCGTACAAGCTCTGCGGAATCGAGATTCTCACTTAATGGtgataacaaaatttatgatGATCCTAAAGAgcgcaataattatttagtaccAGATACTCAACCAGAAAGCGTTGGCTGGGAGGATCCAAATCCGCCACGTATGTCATCAAAATTATTGGGAAATAGTTTACAAACACCTGAAAGCTCCTTGGAGCCATCAAGATTAGAAATTAGTATTCGAGAAACACCAAAGCGTAAATTTATGCTGTCGGGATTGAAGGACAGGCCGAGTTATGAAGAAGCTATAAGACAATTGGGTGGTGAAATATCAACAGATGCAAATTTTGATCCAACTGCGACCCATCTTTTGTGTATCAGACCGtcgagaaatgaaaaaatgctTGGCAGTATTGCTTCTGGTAAATGGGTACTACACTGTTCATACATACGCGCTTGTGAAAACGCTGGTGAATTTGTTGATGAAGAGGATTACGAGTGGGGTAATTCGCGATGtgataaaatgaaagaatTAACGACAGCTCAAGAGATTGAATTAGCGAAAGCCGCTTACCGGTGGCGTATTAAattgagtaataaaaatagcGGTGCATTTGAAAATATGGTAGCAATATTAATTGTCCCAAAAGAAAAATATCCGCAGTTCGAGAGACTTATTAATGCAGGTGGCGGTATTGTTGTTCAAGCTAAACATCCCTACGACAGTCCtaaaggtaaaaaaataactcattgTTTTATACAGATTAACAAAGTTACACAGACTATAGATTGGGCGATGTTAGCTAGCAAAGGAATATTGTGTTTTTTACCTccttatttaaattcattcctAACTTCCACGGATGCTTTGAATCCACGCGAGCACGTTATCgcggaattcaaaaaatatcttacTTTGTTTCCCAAATAA